The genomic interval TCCATTGGGTTGCGTCAACGTGGAAGTCAACAAACACGTTTCAAAGACAGAGACAAAGCTTACGCTGGGGACCATTGCTTATAATGTCTCTGCAACCTCAACTTCTCAAATCAGACCGCAACTGCATACTTTTCTGCTTCAACTCTCCAACGTTCCCCATTTTCCCACAAATGCTAAACTCTTAGTACCTTCCTAGTGTGAATGCCTAGCTTTGTTCAAAGTATTAGACGCTCACTCTGATACTAGAAGGTGATCGTCTAACCCATAACCCGTAATAATTGATCGTCTAATGTATTGGAACAGTGGTTTTAACAAAAAGTCTCAGAAgttaaatatatgtattttataCAAAGGGTCTATAAGGAAAAAACTTAAGTAACTCCACAGATCACATCACAATTTATATTTCAACAGAATAATGACGCATGATACAGGTTTATCACACTAAATTAGTTCTAGTGTAGATGGTCAATCAGACTATAGACGCTCCTATTTAACAGCAAAAGGTTTTCACATACAAAGTGCATCAGACACTTCCCGCCAGACTACCTTAAACAGTTACGTACTAAGTTAAACTGTCAGATAGACTCTAACTGGTCAATTTTTCTGGTAGGCAATAGGCAAGTTTGTGAGATTCTACAATCTACAAATTAGAGCATAATATACTCTAAATCTTACAGGCACGGAATACCCATGTTGGAAAGAATCAATAAAGATATGAAATTGAGAAAGAATGAATAAGAATTCacaaaattttcaatattttgtcCCCTTTCCCGGGGCTGAACTTTATCATTCTGAAACAACAGAGATAGAGCCACTGGAAATGCTATCATGGCTACTCTCACAAATACCCAAAGCCCTCTCCAAATTGACCACAATGTCAGCCATGGTTGGTCTATCTTTCCCTTCCAAATTCACACAATAGATAGCTGTATAGGCCACTAATTCCACAGCCTCTGCCTCTTTCTCATCGGGTGTTCCAACCCTTGGATCCAAAATTTTCACCATTTCTCCAGCCAAAATACGAGGCACTGCAAAGTCCACCAGACTCAGTGGGGTGCCTCCATCTTCACCATACTTGAATATAGCTCTCTTTCCTGTTAAAAGTTCGAGTAGTACAACTCCAAGCCCATACACATCACTCTTTGCAGTCAATACATTTAAACCGTAGTACTCAGGATCAATGTATCCAACGGTTCCTACTGCCTTCATTGGTCGGTAATCACGGTCAGGTTCTGGACTCATCAAAGACAATCCAAAATCTGATACTCTTGCCGTCCAAGTAGCATCAATGAGAATGTTAGAAGACTTGATGTCTCTGTGAATAATTGATGGAACTGCATAATTGTGAAGATATTCTATTCCCCGAGCAGCATCCAAAGCAATTTTGATCCTCATTTTCCAATAATTCAACACACTGCTACCCTTCTCCACATTGTTCTTGTCATGCAAATGATCATACAGCGCCCCATTCTTCATGTACTCATACACCAAGAGCCTCTCATCTTTTTCTTCGCAGAACCCAACAAGTCCAACCAAGTGCTTGTGGTGTAGGCGAGACAAGAAGGCCAATTCAGACTCAAATGCACTTTCCTTCTCTTGAAACTTCTTCATCTTGGAACCAGTTTCACCCCTCTTGATGGCCACCTCGCGTCCATCCGCGAGTTTCCCTTTGTACACAACACCAAAGCTTCCAGCTCCAATCTTGTTTTCAAGTAAGAAATTGTTGGTGGCTGCCACAAGCTCAGCCAGGGTGAACTCCTCAGCCCTGTCTGGGTGCTTTGTTGATGAGGTTCCACTCCTCTGGCGCCTCATTATCATTGAAGTCTGACGCATAATCATAGACGATATTGAAGAATTGCTATTATTAGAAGCACCTCCCCCATTTGAACCACTGCTACCTCTTGTGATTGTAGGCTGCACGGAACTGTGGACTTTCTTCTTCCCAAAACAAACTCCACTCCACAAGCAATAAACTATAGTGCATATTCCAGCAAAAGCTCCCACAGAACCGATAATAGCAAATGCCAATAACCCGTTCGTCAAGGTCTTTGATCGTGATGACGAAGGTGGTGGCGGTGGTGGTGGCGGAGGTGACATTGACGGTGGAGGCGGTGACAGTGATGGCGGAGGCGGAGCTGTTGTTTGAAGCTTACAGGTCATTGGTTTACAAATGTTACCAGAGCCGGAGCATAGAGATTGAGAATCAAGATATGAACCACACTCACAAGAAGATTGAACACAAGAACCTGGAAGAACAGTTGAAAAAGGAAGCTCAAACGTCGAACTATTTGACCAGCCGGGACCCCAACACACCACTTTCAAATTGTTTGTTGTCAATCCACAAACAAAATTAGACCCAGAAACAATTACCTCAAAGGAAACTCCTTCAGTAACATTATTCACCGAGAAACTCCCATTGCCACCCCAACACACAACCGAACCATTCAATCCTCTTATAGCACAACCATGTTCAGCTCCAAGCGCCAACCCAGAATACTCAAAAGCCCCACCTTGAGGAAAATCACGTTGCCCAGAATCGTTATTTCCTCCACATACCAAAAACCCAGTGGAGTTCAATCCACAAACATGTGAACCACCTGCGACAAGACTCAACATGGACATGTTCCCAAATACACTCTCAATGCGTTCCGTTAAATCCGAAACGCTGGTGTCTCCCCAGCACCGAACCCGATAACTATTCTTCAAAATTCCGCAAGAGAAGCCAGTCCCAGATGAAATCGAAGCGAATTTATCAGTCGCAGAAGGAAGCTGAAACGTGTCACCGGTTCTCCAGCACTTCACCGCGCCATCGCCCACCTCGGTGGCGCAAAGGTGGGTATCCCCAACGGCTAGATTCTCCAATGGAACAGAACTATCGTTGTAAAGCCTTCTCCTTTCGAAGGAAGAGCTTGTGTTCCAACATAGTAAATCGGAGTTGCTTGACCTTAGACCACAGAAGTAGTTCCTCCCACCCGAAATCGTTGAAAAACTAGCGTTGGGAGTGATGGAGGCAATCTGCCCCTGACGGTAACACTCAATGCGGCGCGTGGACTCGCGTGCCACGACGGCGCACACGGTGGAGGAGGCGTCAGAGATGGTAAGGGTGGCGCCGGAGCCGAGGCCATGGGAAGAGCGTGGTAGAGAAAGTATAAGCAGGGCGGCGACGACAAGACAGAGGGTGACGGAGGAGGAAGTTAGTGTTTTCATTTACAAGAATGGAAAATGATGCAAAGTTGATTTTTCTGCTTCATTTGCAGAGTTTGGTTTGGTTTACACGAAGAATGAAGAAGGAGGAGAAGACGAAGAAAGAAGGTATAATGGTTTGAACTTTGAGGGAGTAGTTGTGGACTCTTCAATCTCCCATTTTGCTAAGACATTTCTTTTCTTCCTGTTCATTTTTCCCTTCAGTCCTGTTTGgctttataattaattaaggCTTTATTAATCTTTTTGTCTCTCTACTTTTTTCTCACTACATtaaagttaatatatatataaggtaaaatatataaatgaatctttaaaatattataatctaAAGGTAAAATGGTCTTAAATTGAATTTAGAGTGAAATTGaatcataaattatattttaataacgAAATGCTATTAGAAACTTATTTACATTATGTAATGGTAAGAAGTTTTACATTGAAGCTAAATGGAAGTACTCCATAGATTCAAGAATCAAGTTGGTGACCCCAAACTGAATTCATTGTTTGTCGGATTATGATTAAGCCAAACAGGGCTTTTGGGACCAACAGTGAATGAAGGGACCAAAAGGACTTTCGAGGAAAGGAACGTAGTGTCGTCAGTTTTATAGTTTGCGAAATGCAATAccatcaaattttttatttattttaacttgtattattatttcatattgttggagatcctacgttgactagagattagaaaatcttcattgtatataagtgagtgcaaacctcaacctcatgaaccggttttatgagattgagttaggcttaaagttcatttcataacatggtatcagagtcattttgaGCCTATCCTAACGAATATTTGTTGCATTTATCATGTCACCCGCTATTGGACCGTTATTGGACCATTTATAACATATATATTCATGCACGTATTGGTAGCATCGGCGTGagaggtgtgttggagatctcacatcgactagagattagaatctttcatagtatataagtggatgcaaacctcaccctcatgagccggttttatgggattgagttaggcttaaagttcacttcgtaatacacatatttttaacactttttgagttatgattttatttaaactttgataattttaaaaaataataatgtgttACATCGTATTAagattaaaagtattttttgaaGTCGTGAATTTATGgtgttaaatttaatattaatatttagtagGAGAAGGTCCACGTGTCTCTGATGGGACGAAGCAGCGTGGAAGAGATGGGTTTAATAATAATCAGAGTTTGACcgtaatcataaaacgtaagaAAAGGCTGCGggtatttatttaatttaatttttaaatcctATGTTGTAATTTGGATTTTCAAATTTGGTACCTGAactcaattatttaattaatgtcCTGTTTTAAGCTATCGATAATTTAATTAGAATTAAAGTGAATCTTCTAAACCGATAGCAATGATTCAAAAGGGTGACCCAGACTCACAATGACGGTCAAACCAAACGACCAATTCTTTGCACTGTTTGGTCGCAGATACCAGTTCTACTATAATTATCTTCGTTCATAAcctaaaaatttatatttattcatgatttaatatttaataaatataaattttgttttcattttcgtTTTAATccaataataaatatatcaaaagcttgattatttattaaataaattttataaaaaataattatatatatatatctttaattttaaaaaaattagatatatatatatttttttttttttattcaatcaatttaatttttttttatatcataaaGATGAAACTAAATAGTGTGACATCATGAGCAGGTTCTATGGATTTAGGAATGATTCATTAGTATTATTGATATGTTGGGATTGATTTTAAGGTAAAATCCAACTAATAATCAAACCTAATTAATAGGTAAATTCTCATGATGTATTAAGACATCTAAATTGTCTTTAatacgaataaaaaatttaatgaaatataaCTAATACAGtgaatagaaactaaaaatagaaCAACCATGTTAATTAAAAAGAGAAcatattaaatgattttgttaGACCTTCTCTTTAGAACAAATAATATCTattattatatgtttatttcacattttaattataaaaaaaaaagtaggaaGAAAATTAGAGGTGGGTACTTTCCCAGTGGGCAACTTAAAATTTGGGTTGAAGACCAAATCTTGATGAGGAGGAGTCAAATAAGTACACTTAAGGGCTCAAAATTTAGTGCTAAAGCTGATTATAGTGTAAACAGACAACACTAATCCtacttattttcattttttaaaacaaaatcaatgcttaaaatgaatatataatCTTTGCACGTGTTTCATTACGCATATtagaacttttattttttatttttcactttattATTTTCAACTGAATCCTCTTTAAAAATATTGGTAAATGGGGTTTATTTTATGTGCCGtgtaaatgaatattttttttctatacgtataggaataatttaaaaaaagatgTTCCAGATTGGGAAATAATATATGGTAGTTTTTGTATATAACACTACACgacataaaattgtttttattatagaaaatctaaaaattatgacttgtttaaactaaaataatggTACAAAAGAGTTTCAAATCAGTGAATAGAAAAAATGCATAACATAACAACTGAAGTAAAATCAAACTAAAGaacaaatattacaaataataaagaagataaaaaaaaaatccaagaaTAGAATCGTTCCTATTAAGGAACTTTGTCTCTCTCGGTAAATAACTTTCAAGTTGCAATTCGAAAATTTATACTCCAATGAATATGCGAAAAGTTCAAATTTGTCGAGATTAATCAGTCCAATAaccttatttttatttgttcttagTTATTATTTTTGCTATTTATAACACAAAGgtgttacgaagtggactttaagtctaactcaatcccataaaatcaATTCAATGAAATGAGatttacactcacttatatacaataaattgtcctcatctctagtcAATATGGAATCTCCATCAAAAGGTTTCATctagttaataataattttgggAGAAAATACTTTCGAGCTCAAGTGTGTACGAATTAAATGCTAGTGCCTTGTTTTTCAAACTAGAACATACAAAATGCAGAAACAGACAACTACATGTAGTCACTTTTTCTTTGACAAATTTCTTTGTAATAATACAGAAGATAAACGGATCACTCTGCATACTTGGTGGCTAAACATGTGGGGTATTATCAACCTTTTCATGCAGTTTTTCgcataaaacattaaaacattAATATGCACAGACAACACAAATGAACAGAGAGATTAATCTAAATAAGGTTGAAAAAAACTTTGAAAAGTTTTGTATGAAAAGTGTGAGAAAGAGATTCTGGGGTGCATGTGTGTGTGCCactttttaagtttaaagtaaTGGGTAAGAAAACAGCAAGCAGAAGGCTACAAGACATGATGGTGCGAGTATAATCATAGCTGCTGCAAAAGTTTAGTGCAATGAGAATACAAAAATGAAGTATAAGTTCTTTACAAGTTAGATGCTGCTAAATAAATTGTTAATACTTTGCAATCAGAACTTGAATGTAATGAATATATGTTATAGTTATTATGTAAATGTGCATTTGTTTAGTCTTGTGGGCAAATCATGTCTGCAATCGATGCAGAGACCACGCGAGTttcatggttttttttttatgtgaccCTTTTGCATGTGTCATTTTCAAGGGTTCTACTAGGGTTTGAATCTAAAGTACTAAATTAAATCAATGTCTTTGGTATGATAAATCACTACCAGCCTTACGTGTAGAATAATTAACAATTGAAAGCAGCCTTTGAAGTCAAAAAGAGACGTTCTGACACCGCAAATGAATTATTGTCCAAGTATAAATAAAACCTatataatcaaacaaaaaaagagaaccttttttttatcaaggtATTAAGGGATTCGTTGTTCCATATAAGTCTCACGTTAATAATTGCAAAGGTCATAATTCTAATTCTAAATTTCATAACCAATCATGGTTTTATATTGGAGAACACTTTGATTTCCGCATTTTGATGCACACTTTCCGAATATTACAAGAGTGGACAACGAATAAATTGTAAGTTTTCTATTCTCATTAATAAGAAGTATATTTAAAGAAAGACCAATGAAAAAGTTCTCACAGACAAAAGACATCCTAAGTGGAATCATTTATGTTAACTAATTCATATGTTGGAATaaacttgtttttatttattcaagTTGTATGTGTTTTTTGTGTGCGCTTTTGTTGTGAAGCAATTTTTGGGCTCAATCATTGGTTCAGATGTAGGTTTTACTTTCTTCACCCCGTGATTACTAATTGCCCTTAACTTATAATTTAATCTTCAACCTAATTCTCCCCTACTATATTCTACATTTTTCTCTATTCTTCCCTCTGCTACACCTTTCTCAATGGGAGTCTTAAATCAACTTAAATCACCACCAAAGCTTCTCTGAATCCTTAAATTTGTAACAATAGAATACAAATTGCAATGgagtaaaaaaaacaacaaacctAAAAGCAAGAAAATTGACACAAGGACAAGGCACCATTGCATTAACCCATGAAGAGTAGAATGtcacttttaaaaattatggaaGTGCAGTTAGTAATGATGGGGCGCAGAAGGCAAAAGTGCTCTGAGGTAGCCCAGTGGAAACCTTAACAATCAACATTAGGCTCTTTCTTCATGCACCCTaacaaatttcttcctgcacctcctcATCATTTTCGAATAAGACTATTTTATcccttttaaaaatgatttccGGATTGCTCTTTCCAGAATATTTTCGGAACATATTTTCtgcaatatattttatttattttggatttatcaatccagaaattaaaaaaaatgtgttctgAGAAAGATATTTCAGAATGATTTATTGTCTTCCAGATTTCTTATTTTAGAAACATCCTTTTTTTATGGAACTCTTattctgaaaatatttttcttacgAAACTCCTATTCCGGAATCATCTAAAACTGTGAAAGGATATCTTTGGTATTTCAAATAATgtaggggtgtaggaagaaaaatatGTCACCTTCTTATCTCCTACTTCCGGAATAAGTGTTTAGTCATTAGCAGTGTCATTCCCCTAATTGCTAAATTATAACcttttttatatcaaataaactataaataaaaatattttataatctaaTAAAATGGTGttataaaattcaattaaacttaaagtttaCTTTTAATATTAACAGCTGAGTAAGATTTCAAATCTATTTTCTAATACacttattttaatgaaaaacatCTCTAATATTTTACTCCATCAGAATGAAAGGTTGTTTTCATCATAGATACActcccaaagaaaatatgatttattGTACTAAAAGATATTGTCAAGATACATAATGAAacatattttcatataatacTTAAACAAGATTGTCTATATTTACATTAAAAATGCCTTTATGTtgtgtattaaaaaaaagaaattcaaacaaAGAGCAAAACTATGTATTTGATGATATATCGATACAAATTTAGagacatataaaagaaaaaaaaaatcattacttTGTAGAAGTATTAAATGTTGGGCACCTAAAAAACACATTTATTAAAAGATGAAGAGTTTTAATAGCAAATTTGAGATGTCAATAGTAATATTCTATGTCTTTCAATATCATAACTGGGCTTGGGCCAATTGATCACACTGTGGGGAATTTGTAGAAGGATAAAGACTGCACAAATCGTAGTTAGTATGAGAtaagaggaaaaaaatatttgacagtaatttgaaatttgaaaaaaaaaatatatgaattttttatttattttagttagaaAATTTGAAAGAACATGGTTAAATGACACGAagaaaatttcagaaaaatgaAGAATGAATTATTGGTACTATTCAGTAAAAAAAACCTCTGTCACAGGTCACAACAACTACTTGGCAACAATTTAATGTACTGAATAGCAGTGTTCATATCGAATCAATTAAAAAAGtcatctattattattaaattgaattgaggattattttataaatttcgatatcatttatcatttttttttccttttttcatAGAATAAGTTTCAggtaaatagaaaataattatactatttatatataataattttttactttttatttgtcTTCATTACATCAATTATCTTATGACTATGTAAAAATTGATAGAAACTTAATTTCTGTATCGAAAACGATAAGAGAAGAAAAACAAGGAAGAGGGACAATTGCATATGTAATTATACACTGCTACCATGAAAAAGGTCAAACAAGTTTTGATGATAGTAGTGACTACAGTAGTGTTGCAGAAGCACAGATGCAAAGCTTTCTCTTTAGAATCATAAGGAAAAAGAATAATGAAATTTGAATTATGGAAGAAACTTAAATTTATAgagaaaaaactaaaaaaattattaaaaaaaaaactatttgaaaattcaaaaaggATCCTGAAAGATATTTGAGACAAAGGGAAAGTTCCTATTTATGGTAAGACataggaagaggaagaggaagcaGCACCACTAAGCAAGTAGGCCACTTTATGACCCCATTTTAGTGTTTAACCTTTTcttatacacacacacacacacacatatatatatatatatatatatatatatatatttatagacaTAAAATGataaacattaatttatatatatatatatatgagtatGACCTGTGATTTAAATAACAAAGTACAAGttggatttcatttcattatttatcattattttctgaaaatatttaaaaaaaaactcaagatATTCTCGTTAGTTGAGATttgattttcaaacaaaatggTCCAAGACATGAATTCAAAtcatttgatttttaattatgtaaatCAAAAATTTGGTTGAATTGATATAGTGTTACTTTTAAAATAGAGCCTAAttttaattcagttttgttatgaAGATTTTTACACTATCTCATAAAAATGGTCCTAAATGTGATTTTAAAATAGTTCTggcaaaatataataaataattctcAATTATGTgagtatttattattatataccaATAAAAAGTACATATTAATTTAGACCTGTATTCACATTTATATAATCCTTATAACTTTACTTCAAATTCAATTCAAAtcttatgattttttttggaaaaaaagtATCCTATATTTTtaagtgataaaaaaatttgtttacgATTATTGGATTCTACAAAAGAATTTATAATTCGTTCCAAAGAATTTAGTTTGCATcactttaaattataaaaatagtttattttgaactaggttttttttctcttaaaagtATTCCTTCAAATACAAATTTATCTAAAACAAATTGGAATAATATATGCAGTTACTCTTCTCTAATTtatagaaatgaaaaaaaaaatcaatgtaaTTAATCATTTTAACCTATTGATCTTCTTCCCTCATACTTTAGACAAAACAAAATTGATGTTTTTTTATACACTaacttatacataaattaattaatggAATATATTTGgtaaataatttctttatattttattttcaacttatatataaattagtttaactgttatatatttttcttctaaaagaCTTTCTAAATCATTTAATCAGAATACCTCAAATTGAGATAATAACACATCAACTTGTGATGGGTGGGGAGCATGGTAGGGCAAAATCGAGTTGTAGGCacagtttttattttttcctttttttttaatttcaaaacttTCAGAATTTTCAATACAAACATGTGCATATGattatgttttcatttttaagtttttttaaacaaGTTATAAAATGGGTTGCCcaaatgttttttaaaagttaGATGAAAGAAGATACAAACAAAAAAGATATGAACAATAGAAAcctgaaaataattttctaattaacaactaaaaattaaaattaaacttcATAAACAACGAAACTATAAGAATTAGATTAATCTTGTGCGTGGGTCACTCACAATAATGGTTGCTAGGTTATTTTTCAGCCACTGTGTTTGTCTTTTCTCCAAATTTTGGATGCAAATCACAAGCAcgaataataaatttttaaaaaaaaatcattttaaatttccCTTATCTTTAGCGAACTGTttgtggaaaaataaaaataaaaaaaagtttagcgTTGAAATTAGACAAAGAATAAattctctcattttttttttgggtgTGCAAATCTAAGTGTAGTGAAAAAGTAATCATAGGATGATCAAATCCAGATTACTCATTAAAAAAGAAACTCATTTGTGGTGCTTTATAAATActtagttatatatttttttatcaacaataaaaaattaataaattattaatataaaattatttatatttaaaattagatttttaaaacaaaattaattgttAAATATAGTTAGAGAACAAATTCAATTATGAATGATATGAAACAATTGATATTGAGTTATTATTCCACTactaattttaagtttaaaccTTAAATATATAAGTGTAGTGTGAATGACCAAGTCTGATGTGGTTGTATAAATCGATTGTTTGCTGATCTCCttatttaaggttatttaataTCATATCAGCACAAATCAGAAGTATAGATCGTGAGTTGTAAGTGGACAATGACATTTATTATTGAACAAGACTGACAATAGGGACCGATcaaaaaaaaatgtgagaaaGAGAATTTTTGTATACATGATAAACATGAGGAGCAAAGACATGTTCACATTTTAAGTTGAAAATACACTTATTTTTAACTACAGTGAATGTTCTAAAGGTGAACTCGTCAAGTCTTTGGTCTAGAACAataagtattaaatattatgagttttaataattttgatggGAAGCAAAATTGAATTACATTTCTTCCATTAAAGATATTTGGCctgatagagaaaaaaaaaagaggaacaagtgcaattaatataataaaggaAAAACGAATAAACTTTTGACCAAATAACACAAAGGAAAGGTAGTGAGTGTTGTGAAAATTATTTAAGGCATGAAGGGAAAAAAGCAAGAGtggtttt from Phaseolus vulgaris cultivar G19833 chromosome 1, P. vulgaris v2.0, whole genome shotgun sequence carries:
- the LOC137815080 gene encoding putative serine/threonine-protein kinase-like protein CCR3 gives rise to the protein MKTLTSSSVTLCLVVAALLILSLPRSSHGLGSGATLTISDASSTVCAVVARESTRRIECYRQGQIASITPNASFSTISGGRNYFCGLRSSNSDLLCWNTSSSFERRRLYNDSSVPLENLAVGDTHLCATEVGDGAVKCWRTGDTFQLPSATDKFASISSGTGFSCGILKNSYRVRCWGDTSVSDLTERIESVFGNMSMLSLVAGGSHVCGLNSTGFLVCGGNNDSGQRDFPQGGAFEYSGLALGAEHGCAIRGLNGSVVCWGGNGSFSVNNVTEGVSFEVIVSGSNFVCGLTTNNLKVVCWGPGWSNSSTFELPFSTVLPGSCVQSSCECGSYLDSQSLCSGSGNICKPMTCKLQTTAPPPPSLSPPPPSMSPPPPPPPPPSSSRSKTLTNGLLAFAIIGSVGAFAGICTIVYCLWSGVCFGKKKVHSSVQPTITRGSSGSNGGGASNNSNSSISSMIMRQTSMIMRRQRSGTSSTKHPDRAEEFTLAELVAATNNFLLENKIGAGSFGVVYKGKLADGREVAIKRGETGSKMKKFQEKESAFESELAFLSRLHHKHLVGLVGFCEEKDERLLVYEYMKNGALYDHLHDKNNVEKGSSVLNYWKMRIKIALDAARGIEYLHNYAVPSIIHRDIKSSNILIDATWTARVSDFGLSLMSPEPDRDYRPMKAVGTVGYIDPEYYGLNVLTAKSDVYGLGVVLLELLTGKRAIFKYGEDGGTPLSLVDFAVPRILAGEMVKILDPRVGTPDEKEAEAVELVAYTAIYCVNLEGKDRPTMADIVVNLERALGICESSHDSISSGSISVVSE